TAGAACGCCTTAAAACGCTCCAAGCTGAGGATCTAGAAAAGTTACCCAGATGCAACATGATTGCCGAATGGACGGGCAACAGCTTCAAAGGCTATGTAGAACCCGGTAAAGGCTGCATCGTGGTTCGCAAAGGCCAAACCACCTATCTCGACAGCACATTTGAGATAGACGGCGAAAAATTTATTAGCCACGATCGCGGTCGAGATCCTGAAACAGACGAGCATGTCTGGGGCGCACTCGCAGGTCCCTTCCATTTCGTCCGTTGGGCTAACTTTGGCGAAGAGGTAAGACTTTAAAAATTTCTGCTCCGGGAGGAGGTCTCAATGACCCCCATTCCTGGTACGGTGTGTAGAAGGCTCTCGAAGTTCATTCCAGTCTTGGACTGACAGTGAACCCAGAGCTTAGTCTAGTCTGTCCCCCAGGCGGAGCAAACTCTAGACCTGACGAATTCAGCGAACACTA
This region of Trichocoleus desertorum NBK24 genomic DNA includes:
- a CDS encoding chromophore lyase CpcT/CpeT; protein product: MTHATDVGTLARWMAADFSNQAQAFENPPFFAHIRVCMRPIPQQILSGVSLLVEQAYDYQLNDPYRVRVLNLLVQGDRIEIENYTVREEARFYGASRDLERLKTLQAEDLEKLPRCNMIAEWTGNSFKGYVEPGKGCIVVRKGQTTYLDSTFEIDGEKFISHDRGRDPETDEHVWGALAGPFHFVRWANFGEEVRL